The following proteins come from a genomic window of Vidua chalybeata isolate OUT-0048 chromosome 2, bVidCha1 merged haplotype, whole genome shotgun sequence:
- the RPS11 gene encoding 40S ribosomal protein S11: MADTQTERAYQKQPTIFQNKKRVLLGEGGKEKLPRYYRNVGLGFKTPKEAIEGTYIDKKCPFTGNVSIRGRILSGVVTKMKMQRTIVIRRDYLHYIRKYNRFEKRHKNMSVHLSPCFRDVQIGDIVTVGECRPLSKTVRFNVLKVTKAAGTKKQFQKF; the protein is encoded by the exons ATGGCGGACACGCAG ACGGAACGCGCCTACCAGAAGCAGCCGACGATCTTCCAGAATAAGAAGCGAGTGCTGCTGGGCGAGGGGGGCAAGGAGAAGTTGCCCCGCTACTACCGCAATGTGGGGCTGGGCTTCAAGACCCCAAAGGAG gccaTCGAGGGCACCTACATCGACAAGAAGTGTCCCTTCACTGGCAACGTCTCCATCCGGGGCCGCATACTCTCAG GTGTGGTGACCAAGATGAAGATGCAGCGCACGATCGTCATCCGGCGCGATTACCTGCACTACATCCGCAAGTACAACCGCTTCGAGAAGCGCCACAAGAACATGTCGGTGCACCTGTCCCCCTGCTTCAG GGATGTGCAGATTGGGGACATCGTGACAGTGGGCGAGTGCCGCCCGCTCAGCAAGACCGTGCGCTTCAACGTGCTCAAGGTGACCAAAGCTGCAGGCACCAAGAAACAGTTCCAGAAGTTCTGA
- the LOC128783481 gene encoding olfactory receptor 52B2-like yields MYELNESSFDPITFVLTGIPGMEESHIWISVPFCLMYLTAVLGNLLLLLAIATDRSLHEPMYLFLAMLALSDLLLSTTTVPKMLAIFWFSAREISFDACVTQMFFTHFSFIVESSVLLAMAFDRYVAVCDPLRYASILTPSAIGKIAAAAVARGFCIMFPPIFLLKRLPYCGHNVMPHTYCEHMGIARLACADIRANVWYGLTTALLSSGLDVVLIAVSYALILRAVFRLPSPEARLKTLSTCGSHLCVILMFYVPAFFSFLTHRFGHQIPSHVHILLANLYVVVPPMLNPIVYGVRTRQIRERVTRLLCPTGECPCPSGGGRC; encoded by the coding sequence ATGTACGAGCTCAACGAGAGCAGCTTCGACCCCATCACCTTTGTCCTGACGGGCATCCCGGGCATGGAGGAGTCCCACATCTGGATCTCCGTCCCCTTCTGCCTGATGTACCTCACCGCCGTGCTCGGCAACCTGCTGCTTCTCTTGGCCATCGCCACGGACCGCAGCCTCCACGAGCCCATGTACCTCTTCCTGGCCATGCTGGCCCTCTCTGACCTCCTGCTGTCCACCACCACCGTGCCCAAAATGCTGGCGATCTTCTGGTTCAGCGCCAGGGAGATTTCCTTCGACGCCTGCGTCACACAGATGTTCTTCACCCATTTCAGCTTCATCGTGGAGTCCTCGGTGCTGCTGGCCATGGCCTTCGACCGCTACGTGGCCGTGTGCGACCCCCTGCGCTACGCGTCCATCCTGACCCCCTCGGCCATCGGCAAGATCGCCGCGGCCGCCGTGGCCCGCGGCTTCTGCATCATGTTCCCGCCCATCTTCCTCCTGAAGCGGCTGCCCTACTGCGGGCACAACGTGATGCCCCACACCTACTGCGAGCACATGGGCATCGCCCGCCTGGCCTGCGCCGACATCAGGGCCAACGTCTGGTACGGGCTGACCACGGCGCTGCTCTCCTCGGGCCTGGACGTCGTGCTCATCGCCGTCTCCTACGCGCTGATCCTCAGGGCGGTGTTCCGCCTCCCGTCTCCCGAGGCTCGCCTCAAAACCCTCAGCACCTGCGGCTCCCACCTCTGCGTGATCCTCATGTTCTACGTGCcggccttcttctccttcctcacgCATCGCTTCGGCCACCAAATCCCCAGCCACGTCCACATCCTGCTGGCCAACCTCTACGTCGTGGTGCCGCCCATGCTCAACCCCATTGTCTACGGGGTGAGGACCAGGCAGATCCGGGAGCgtgtcacccgcctcctctGCCCCACGGGGgagtgtccctgccccagcGGGGGGGGCaggtgctga
- the LOC128783484 gene encoding olfactory receptor 52B2-like produces MPPSNLSSLTPDTFILTGIPGMEQLHVWISIPFCFMYVAALLGNGVLLLTIWRERGLHQPMYLFLAMLAVADLTLSTTAVPKMLALFWFRAREISFSACLTQMFFLHFTTMAESKILLAMAFDRFVAICFPLRYGAALTLSAVAKTGLAALLRSSCVIFPCVFPLRRLPFCGHTVIAHTYCEHMGVARLACADIANVWYGLAVPFSVGLLDLALIAVSYGFILLALSRLPSRPARRKALHTCGSHLCVLLLFHAPAVSSALTQRFGRSIPPELHILLANLYVLLPPLLNPVVYGVRTRQIRDRVLKVFVRPRSRLPRRDRR; encoded by the coding sequence ATGCCCCCGTCCAACCTGAGCAGCCTGACCCCAGACACATTCATCCTGACGGGGATCCCTGGCATGGAGCAGCTGCACGTCTGGATCTCCATCCCGTTCTGCTTCATGTACGTGGCCGCGCTGCTGGGCAATGGTGTCCTGCTGCTCACCATCTGGAGGGAGCGCGGCCTCCACCAGCCCATGTACCTCTTCCTGGCCATGCTGGCCGTCGCCGACCTCACGCTCTCCACCACGGCAGTGCCCAAGATGCTGGCCCTGTTCTGGTTCCGAGCCAGGGAGATTTCCTTCAGCGCCTGCCTGACCCAGATGTTCTTCCTGCACTTCACCACCATGGCGGAGTCGAAGATCCTGCTGGCCATGGCCTTCGACCGCTTTGTGGCCATCTGCTTCCCGCTGCGGTACGGCGCAGCGCTGACCCTGTCCGCCGTGGCCAAGAcggggctggcagctctgctgaggagtTCCTGCGTCATTTTCCCCTGCGTCTTCCCGCTGAGGCGGCTGCCGTTCTGCGGGCACACCGTCATCGCGCACACCTACTGCGAGCACATGGGCGTCGCCCGCCTGGCCTGCGCCGACATCGCCAACGTCTGGTACGGGCTCGCCGTGCCTTTCAGCGTGGGCCTGCTGGACCTGGCCCTCATCGCCGTCTCCTACGGCTTCATCCTCCTGGCGCTGTCCAGGCTCCCGTCCCGCCCCGCGCGCCGCAAGGCCCTGCACACCTGCGGCTCCCACCTCTgcgtgctgctgctgttccacgCGCCCGCCGTCTCCAGCGCCCTGACGCAGCGCTTCGGCCGCAGCATCCCCCCCGAGCTCCACATCCTGCTGGCCAACCTGTACGTGCTGCTGCCCCCGCTGCTGAACCCCGTTGTGTACGGCGTGAGAACGCGGCAGATCAGGGACAGGGTTCTGAAGGTGTTCGTCCGCCCCCGGAGCCGCCTGCCCAGACGAGATCGAAGGTGA